One segment of Bombus pascuorum chromosome 6, iyBomPasc1.1, whole genome shotgun sequence DNA contains the following:
- the LOC132907870 gene encoding molybdenum cofactor biosynthesis protein 1 isoform X1 has translation MFRKINTVKSILGAVYSSTETYVSSNVSRRVQRFRELLNKTDNNDILTDSFGRRHTYLRISITERCNLRCLYCMPAEGVKLTKNDGILKTDEIIKIAELFVNEGVNKIRLTGGEPTVRKDIVDIIAGLKQLPNLKQIAITTNGLTLTRQLPSLQHAGLDAINISLDTLRENRFEQFTRRKGWSRVMTAIDLAIQLGYNPVKINCVVMKGSNDDEIIDFVNLTKDRPIDVRFIEYMPFQGNEWKENKMVSFEAMKNLIRDTYPDLQRLPNEYNDTSKAYFVPGFTGQIGFITSMSDHFCNSCNRLRITADGNLKVCLFEGKGEVSLRDALRSGASDDVLKEMIGEAVWRKKKQHAVTKKYVHLRRYKNLQNNIPRQYLMDYVRPQFKNGTNARVFSSLSHVDQSGKASMVDVGSKNETKRVAIARGIVQVNSTISKLIAENNVKKGDVLSVAQLAGIMAAKRTSDLIPLCHPLQLSYANVFLRLNEELHCIEIKAEVRCTGKTGVEMEALTAVSIAALTIYDMCKYAASPKSMKISDIELVSKTGGTKGDFSRN, from the exons atgtttcgtaaaattaataCTGTGAAATCGATTCTCGGTGCTGTGTATTCATCCACTGAAACATATGTGTCATCTAATGTTTCACGTAGA GTGCAGCGATTTAgagaattgttaaataaaacagataACAATGATATACTCACAGACTCATTTGGAAGACGTCATACATATTTACGTATTTCTATTACTGAACGTTGTAATCTTCGAT GCTTATATTGTATGCCGGCAGAAGGAGTTAAGTTGACAAAAAATGATGGTATTTTAAAAAcagatgaaataattaaaatagctgaattatttgtaaatgaagGTGTAAATAAGATACGTTTAACTGGTGGTGAACCAACCGTTAGGAAAGACATTGTGGATATTATTG ctGGATTAAAACAATTGCCTAATCTAAAACAAATTGCAATTACTACTAATGGATTGACATTAACACGCCAGTTACCATCACTTCAACACGCTGGGTTAGatgcgataaatatttcattagatACTTTAAGAGAAAATCGTTTTGAACAATTTACCCGTAGAAAGGGATGGTCTAGAGTTATGACTGCAATTGATCTTGCTATTCAATTAGGTTACAACCCAGTAAAG aTAAATTGTGTGGTAATGAAAGGTTCTAACGATGACGAGATAATTGATTTTGTTAATCTAACAAAAGATCGTCCGATTGATGTACGTTTCATCGAGTATATGCCTTTCCAAGGTAATGAGTggaaagagaataaaatggTTTCTTTCGAGGCCATGAAAAATCTTATTAGAGATACATATCCTGATTTGCAACGTCTTCCAAACGAGTACAATGATACATCTAAA GCATACTTTGTACCTGGATTTACAGGACAAATTGGATTTATTACATCAATGAGTGACCATTTTTGTAACTCGTGTAATCGGTTAAGAATAACAGCAgatggaaatttaaaagtcTGTTTATTCGAGGGAAAAGGGGAAGTATCTCTTCGGGATGCGTTACGTAGCGGAGCGTCTGACGAtgttttaaaagaaatgatTGGAGAAGCAGTATGGCGTAAAAAGAAGCAACATGCAG TTACAAAGAAATATGTACACCtgagaagatataaaaatttacaaaataatataccgCGGCAGTATTTAATGGATTACGTGAGACCACAGTTTAAAAATGGTACAAATGCAAGAGTATTTTCGTCTCTGTCGCACGTGGATCAAAGTGGCAAAGCAAGCATGGTAGACGTTGGTTCGAAAAACGAAACTAAACGCGTTGCAATAGCAAGAGGAATTGTACAAGTTAATTCAACAATAAGCAAATTGATAGctgaaaataatgtaaaaaaaggCGATGTATTGTCCGTAGCACAATTAGCGGGTATTATGGCAGCAAAACGTACTTCTGATTTAATACCATTATGTCATCCACTTCAGTTATCTTATGCAAATGTATTTTTGCGTTTAAACGAAGAATTACATTGCATAGAGATTAAAGCGGAAGTTAGGTGTACTGGTAAAACTGGCGTAGAGATGGAAGCTTTAACAGCTGTGAGTATCGCGGCTTTAACAATTTATGATATGTGCAAATACGCGGCTTCTCcgaaatcgatgaaaatatcCGATATCGAATTGGTTTCGAAGACTGGTGGTACAAAAGGTGATTTCTCTAGGAATTAG
- the LOC132907870 gene encoding molybdenum cofactor biosynthesis protein 1 isoform X2: MFRKINTVKSILGAVYSSTETYVSSNVSRRVQRFRELLNKTDNNDILTDSFGRRHTYLRISITERCNLRCLYCMPAEGVKLTKNDGILKTDEIIKIAELFVNEGVNKIRLTGGEPTVRKDIVDIIAGLKQLPNLKQIAITTNGLTLTRQLPSLQHAGLDAINISLDTLRENRFEQFTRRKGWSRVMTAIDLAIQLGYNPVKINCVVMKGSNDDEIIDFVNLTKDRPIDVRFIEYMPFQGNEWKENKMVSFEAMKNLIRDTYPDLQRLPNEYNDTSKAYFVPGFTGQIGFITSMSDHFCNSCNRLRITADGNLKVCLFEGKGEVSLRDALRSGASDDVLKEMIGEAVWRKKKQHAGMLNLSRMENRPMILIGG, encoded by the exons atgtttcgtaaaattaataCTGTGAAATCGATTCTCGGTGCTGTGTATTCATCCACTGAAACATATGTGTCATCTAATGTTTCACGTAGA GTGCAGCGATTTAgagaattgttaaataaaacagataACAATGATATACTCACAGACTCATTTGGAAGACGTCATACATATTTACGTATTTCTATTACTGAACGTTGTAATCTTCGAT GCTTATATTGTATGCCGGCAGAAGGAGTTAAGTTGACAAAAAATGATGGTATTTTAAAAAcagatgaaataattaaaatagctgaattatttgtaaatgaagGTGTAAATAAGATACGTTTAACTGGTGGTGAACCAACCGTTAGGAAAGACATTGTGGATATTATTG ctGGATTAAAACAATTGCCTAATCTAAAACAAATTGCAATTACTACTAATGGATTGACATTAACACGCCAGTTACCATCACTTCAACACGCTGGGTTAGatgcgataaatatttcattagatACTTTAAGAGAAAATCGTTTTGAACAATTTACCCGTAGAAAGGGATGGTCTAGAGTTATGACTGCAATTGATCTTGCTATTCAATTAGGTTACAACCCAGTAAAG aTAAATTGTGTGGTAATGAAAGGTTCTAACGATGACGAGATAATTGATTTTGTTAATCTAACAAAAGATCGTCCGATTGATGTACGTTTCATCGAGTATATGCCTTTCCAAGGTAATGAGTggaaagagaataaaatggTTTCTTTCGAGGCCATGAAAAATCTTATTAGAGATACATATCCTGATTTGCAACGTCTTCCAAACGAGTACAATGATACATCTAAA GCATACTTTGTACCTGGATTTACAGGACAAATTGGATTTATTACATCAATGAGTGACCATTTTTGTAACTCGTGTAATCGGTTAAGAATAACAGCAgatggaaatttaaaagtcTGTTTATTCGAGGGAAAAGGGGAAGTATCTCTTCGGGATGCGTTACGTAGCGGAGCGTCTGACGAtgttttaaaagaaatgatTGGAGAAGCAGTATGGCGTAAAAAGAAGCAACATGCAG GAATGTTGAATCTATCCCGCATGGAAAACAGGCCAATGATTCTGATTGGGGGTTAA
- the LOC132907876 gene encoding immunoglobulin superfamily DCC subclass member 4-like — MAPFHGMALILLGIGYLLHAESPSGHRNLAVQRFDGEKPDKGERSQRGTKRTYFYKDSSQKVTTVVGQTVVLLCRVKNLGNRTVSWIRKRDLHILTSMSVTYTSDARFTIVGNPERDDWNLRIDYVQPRDAGIYECQVNTEPKIYRAVTLKVLDVQAKITGPEEIYVKKGSTISLICIVDVQDIPPSNVTWYHAGAVIDFDGPRGGVSLETEKGKNGTTSKLLITRAQLDDSGNYTCVSSKVAPANVMVHVLNGEHPAAMQHGGTGNINRRVILFSLVLLVDTIFR, encoded by the exons ATGGCACCGTTCCATGGCATGGCCCTTATATTGCTTGGAATCGGATACCTGTTACACGCAGAATCGCCTTCCGGTCACCGCAACTTAG CGGTGCAACGATTCGATGGGGAAAAGCCCGATAAAGGGGAACGCTCGCAACGAGGAACGAAGAGgacgtatttttataaagactCATCCCAAAAAGTGACCACCGTTGTTGGACAAACTGTTGTGCTGTTGTGTCGTGTTAAGAACTTGGGGAACAGAACC GTGTCATGGATTCGAAAAAGGGACTTACACATCTTAACATCCATGTCAGTGACTTATACGAGCGACGCAAGATTTACGATAGTCGGCAATCCGGAGCGCGACGACTGGAATCTGCGAATAGATTACGTGCAACCACGGGATGCCGGCATTTACGAGTGTCAAGTTAATACAGAACCCAAGATATATAGAGCGGTTACTTTGAAAGTTTTGG ATGTTCAGGCAAAGATCACGGGGCCCGAAGAGATTTACGTGAAGAAGGGCAGCACGATCAGCTTGATCTGCATCGTGGACGTGCAAGATATTCCTCCGAGTAACGTGACTTGGTACCATGCCGGTGCGGTGATCGATTTCGATGGTCCAAG GGGTGGCGTTTCCCTGGAAACGGAGAAAGGTAAGAACGGGACCACTAGCAAGCTGCTAATAACGCGTGCTCAACTCGATGACAGCGGGAATTACACGTGCGTCTCGAGCAAAGTTGCTCCGGCAAATGTGATGGTTCACGTGTTGAACG GTGAACATCCTGCGGCGATGCAGCACGGCGGTACCGGGAACATCAACAGGAGAGTGATTTTATTCAGCCTGGTCCTACTGGTGGACACGATATTTCGGTGA